One Pantanalinema sp. genomic window carries:
- a CDS encoding TatD family hydrolase, whose amino-acid sequence MGHLDSHCHLDSSAFEPDRLEVASRAIEQGLSDLIVPGVTVAGFERKPLAVPGLRLHYAAGLHPAFDHPPDGLDRLEAALKTGRFVAVGETGLDKRFMRPESEALCAAQLDLACAFELPVILHVVHTHEAVLSLLKERPGLRGVVHAFAGSREVAGRYLGLGFKLGLGGIGTWESAQKLRKAIAGCPSDGYVLETDAPDLSPETWRGRRNEPCALLDVAEAVARLRGETTEEVLTCSDANGRELFGISQKEES is encoded by the coding sequence ATGGGCCACCTGGACTCGCACTGCCACCTCGACTCAAGCGCCTTCGAGCCCGATCGGCTCGAGGTCGCTTCGCGCGCGATAGAGCAGGGCCTCTCGGATCTGATCGTGCCGGGGGTGACGGTTGCGGGCTTCGAGCGAAAGCCGCTCGCGGTCCCGGGGCTGCGGCTCCACTACGCCGCGGGCCTGCACCCCGCCTTCGACCACCCCCCAGACGGTCTCGATCGGCTGGAGGCCGCCCTGAAGACCGGGCGCTTCGTCGCCGTGGGGGAGACCGGGCTCGACAAGCGCTTCATGAGGCCCGAGAGCGAGGCCCTCTGCGCGGCCCAACTCGATCTCGCGTGCGCCTTCGAGCTGCCGGTGATCCTGCACGTGGTCCACACCCACGAGGCCGTGCTTTCCCTTCTCAAGGAGCGGCCAGGCCTCCGGGGGGTGGTGCACGCCTTTGCGGGCTCGCGCGAGGTGGCCGGGCGCTACCTGGGCCTCGGCTTCAAGCTGGGGCTGGGCGGGATCGGCACCTGGGAGAGCGCGCAGAAGCTGCGCAAGGCGATCGCAGGCTGTCCCTCGGACGGCTACGTGCTCGAGACGGACGCCCCGGATCTCTCGCCCGAGACGTGGCGCGGGCGCCGCAACGAGCCCTGCGCGCTCCTGGACGTGGCCGAGGCGGTGGCGCGGCTGCGCGGAGAAACCACGGAAGAAGTCCTGACCTGCTCGGACGCCAACGGGCGGGAGTTGTTCGGCATCAGTCAGAAAGAGGAGTCATGA
- a CDS encoding tRNA threonylcarbamoyladenosine dehydratase: MRQELAERTHILVGETGLDRLRSAHVLVAGVGGVGGACVEALGRAGVGTLTLIDMDVVAASNCNRQVVALTSSVGRPKVEVMAERLRDINPDIKLNLVQERLSPGEAASFLPDDVDVVLDCIDALTSKVGLIKAAQERGVFVVSSMGAGARVDPTRVRVADLLETYGCPMATAMRKLSRRNGILPGVRAVFSDEPALPHVAREWVPGAGPQKTVNGTISYMPGTFGFFVASEGIRHLLGDLIPPRAVVGAPPLRRKTKQG; the protein is encoded by the coding sequence ATGAGGCAGGAACTAGCGGAACGCACCCACATCCTGGTGGGCGAGACCGGGCTGGATCGCCTGCGCTCCGCCCACGTCCTGGTCGCGGGCGTCGGCGGGGTGGGCGGCGCGTGCGTGGAGGCCCTGGGCCGCGCGGGCGTCGGCACCCTGACCCTGATCGACATGGACGTGGTCGCCGCTTCCAACTGCAACCGCCAGGTGGTCGCCCTCACCTCCAGCGTCGGTCGCCCCAAGGTCGAGGTGATGGCCGAGCGCCTGCGCGACATCAACCCGGACATCAAGCTGAACCTCGTGCAGGAGCGCCTCTCGCCGGGCGAGGCCGCGAGCTTCCTTCCCGACGACGTGGACGTGGTGCTCGACTGCATCGACGCCCTCACCTCCAAGGTGGGGCTCATCAAGGCCGCCCAGGAGCGCGGCGTGTTCGTGGTGTCGAGCATGGGCGCCGGCGCGCGGGTGGACCCGACCCGGGTGAGGGTCGCCGACCTCCTCGAGACCTACGGCTGTCCCATGGCCACCGCCATGCGCAAGCTCAGCCGCCGGAACGGCATCCTGCCGGGGGTGCGGGCGGTCTTCTCGGACGAGCCCGCCCTTCCGCACGTCGCGCGCGAGTGGGTGCCCGGCGCCGGCCCCCAGAAGACCGTGAACGGCACCATCAGCTACATGCCGGGGACCTTCGGCTTCTTCGTGGCCTCGGAGGGGATCCGCCACCTCCTGGGCGACCTCATCCCGCCCCGCGCGGTGGTGGGGGCGCCGCCCCTGCGCCGCAAGACCAAGCAGGGCTAG
- a CDS encoding glucosaminidase domain-containing protein → MAIQGADTNQTNTYRALLGRMHQAVAAPAGAPPAAEPSLGQDTFVRAGGGTYTVQGGDSLSKIAQKTLGNGNRWPELFAANKGVIKDPNVIYPGMVLTIPGKAAEPAQAPEPAKPAVAGPKAVYGAFTAMISSLHDMVAWLYAPKPEPKPEAKPASNLASVTTEQLKQLGANDKEAFFDVLRPAAEAAEEKYGVPAAVTLAQAALESGWGKSAIGGYNVFGIKGSGPAGTTSVNTSEYENGQWIRIDANFAKYENFDQAIEEHAKVLLKSYYTKAMDQYEKDKDPKAFATNITGIYATDPSYDDKLISIMNTYNLA, encoded by the coding sequence ATGGCCATCCAGGGAGCCGATACGAACCAGACGAACACGTACCGCGCCCTGCTCGGTCGGATGCACCAGGCCGTGGCTGCCCCCGCGGGCGCCCCCCCCGCCGCCGAGCCGAGCCTGGGCCAGGACACCTTCGTCCGCGCGGGCGGCGGCACCTACACCGTCCAGGGGGGCGACAGCCTCTCGAAGATCGCCCAGAAGACGCTTGGCAACGGCAATCGCTGGCCCGAACTCTTCGCCGCCAACAAGGGCGTCATCAAGGACCCGAACGTCATCTACCCCGGCATGGTCCTGACCATCCCCGGCAAGGCCGCCGAGCCCGCCCAGGCCCCCGAGCCCGCCAAGCCCGCCGTCGCTGGTCCCAAGGCCGTCTACGGGGCCTTCACCGCCATGATCTCCTCGCTTCACGACATGGTCGCGTGGCTCTACGCCCCCAAGCCCGAGCCGAAGCCTGAAGCCAAGCCCGCCTCCAACCTCGCCTCGGTCACCACCGAGCAGCTCAAGCAGCTGGGGGCGAACGACAAGGAAGCGTTCTTCGATGTCCTGCGCCCCGCCGCCGAGGCCGCCGAAGAGAAGTACGGCGTGCCGGCCGCGGTCACCCTCGCCCAGGCGGCCCTCGAGTCGGGCTGGGGCAAGTCCGCCATCGGCGGCTACAACGTCTTCGGCATCAAGGGCTCGGGCCCCGCCGGCACCACCTCGGTCAACACCTCGGAGTACGAGAACGGCCAGTGGATCCGGATCGACGCCAACTTCGCCAAGTACGAGAACTTCGACCAGGCGATCGAGGAGCACGCCAAGGTCTTGCTGAAGTCCTACTACACCAAGGCCATGGATCAGTACGAGAAGGACAAGGACCCCAAGGCGTTCGCCACCAACATCACCGGGATCTACGCCACGGACCCCAGCTACGACGACAAGCTGATCTCGATCATGAACACCTACAACCTGGCCTAG